The DNA window GACAACTCTTCAGGCTTTGACCCGTGCTCTGGTTTGCCATCAAATTTTCTGCTTTTTCTCCAAGAATGTTGGGCATGTAAATATCTCCGATGACCCATGTAACATTGCTTCACtccattttttaatgttagcgaacacgtccacttattacacacaggacatgccaattttccttttgtgctccatccagataacattccatatgctggaaagtcatttattgtccataataatgcagcatgtaattgaaaattcttaccGCTATATGCATCATATGTTGACACACCGGTCTCCCATAACTCTTTTAACTCATCAATTAATGGCCTTAAATATACATCGATATTATTTCCGGGAGATTCCTTACCAGGAATAAgcaaagataacatcaaaaaattctCCTTCATGCATTTCCATGGTGGTAAGTTATATGGCGTCACAATCACCGGCCACATGCTATAACTCGTGCTCATATTTCCAAAAGGGTTAAATCCATCACTAGCAAGCCCAAGTCGCACGTTACGAGCATCTTTGCCAAACCAAGCATATTTCTGGTCAAAATCTTTCCATTCCGTAGCATCAGCTGGATGTCTAATCGTATCATCATCTACACGTTTCTCCTTATGCCACCTCATATTTTCACCAATATCTTTAGACATAAATAACATCTGAAGTCTAGGTACTAAAGGGAAGTGTCTAAGAATTTTTTGAGCAACCTTCTTGCGTTTTCCGAAACCTAATTTCCATCTAGGGGCCTTACAAGTTGGAcacgtgtcaagattttcattttccttccaAAATAGCACACAATCATTTACACAAGCATCAATAGTTACGTAACCGAGTCCTAAATCACGCATCAATTTTTTAACCTCATAACTTGAGCTTGGAAGGGTTTCTCCTCTCGGGAGTGCATCCTTGAACAACTCCAAATTcgaaaaaaatgacttattactagaatttgtgagtgctttgatattaatcatcttaagaagaaaagagagctttgaatatttttgacttccaggatatagttcacaatgagaatcattccacaatttagcaaattttgctacttctccttctagcatgttattatcttgattgggaagtctgtcttccatgtcggtgtccataaaagttgcattacacatatcatctaacatttctgaaacatcatttccactatCCTCCAATTCATTGTCCGAATTAATAGAGCCATCTAAACTATCACGAGGTTGAGAAGTCTCACCATGGTGCACCCAGTTTGTGTAGTTTTCACTAATTCCATATTGATATAGATCCATTTTTACTTCTTGCAAtggcttcaaataaatattgatgcagTTCTTGCATGGACATCGAACTCTGCCATTTGAATCAGTAAAGTCTTTTGCAACATTCAGAAAATTTTTGACCCCTTGAATATAACATGAACTAAATCGGTACGACGTCATCCAACTTTTGTCTGATGGCGTCCCTTTAataccaaaataatatattaggcaacatcaatatttggtacaaatctatcaattgaaaatataattaaaacttacccattacaaatcagataccgttagctattttaaaaatatatccaatTTCTTTCCCTGAACTACCTGCAGTTCTAAAACAAGGCTAACATTTGGTTAGTGTTACTGTTAAAACATACTCGAGGTCAGCCTATATAGTCGACGAATTTTTAAACTTAACTCGAGTTTATACGTCGTTTGCAATGTTAAACTCGATGTCATGCTTAATATTCGACGAGTTACATCCTTAACTCGACTTTTTTATCTCTGTCAAAGCACAAACTTGATGTAAGTCTTAATACTCGACGAAATGGAAGCAAAACCTCGAGTTCTTGATTTTACTGAGCTAATAAACTCGAGAATAGGTGATAAGTCGTCGAGTTTTAAGCCCGACCTCGAGTTTGTACgaattagttaaaaaattaaattatcaattgaacaaataagcaatttgaatgtgaaattcatcctacattaatcaatttagtctcttttcataagttaaaaaatacctGGACAAATAAGCATCAACAAACACAAATCAATGAAAGTGCGGCGGCGTGAGAAGCGTACAAACGTATGGAATTGATGCGGTAgtgtggtgtcaatattcagcaaaaaaagtttttccctaatgaagagtgcttcgattaacctaatttggatatttgaatcttaattgtcatatacctttttttatcaaaataaaatataatttcataacccATTTAAACCTGTTAtcatatttgttttttcaattccatggtgacaaaacatttattaatcacaatatcatttaatttcgcttaattgctgaaaaataaaattattcacaatatttttacatattatgataaaatttattttatcataataactgtatttttaatatacagtgacaaaacagtttttgtcaaaacccattgtcacaacaaacacaattaa is part of the Mercurialis annua linkage group LG3, ddMerAnnu1.2, whole genome shotgun sequence genome and encodes:
- the LOC126672505 gene encoding uncharacterized protein LOC126672505; the protein is MGTPSDKSWMTSYRFSSCYIQGVKNFLNVAKDFTDSNGRVRCPCKNCINIYLKPLQEVKMDLYQYGISENYTNWVHHGETSQPRDSLDGSINSDNELEDSGNDVSEMLDDMCNATFMDTDMEDRLPNQDNNMLEGEVAKFAKLWNDSHCELYPGSQKYSKLSFLLKMINIKALTNSSNKSFFSNLELFKDALPRGETLPSSSYEVKKLMRDLGLGYVTIDACVNDCVLFWKENENLDTCPTCKAPRWKLGFGKRKKVAQKILRHFPLVPRLQMLFMSKDIGENMRWHKEKRVDDDTIRHPADATEWKDFDQKYAWFGKDARNVRLGLASDGFNPFGNMSTSYSMWPVIVTPYNLPPWKCMKENFLMLSLLIPGKESPGNNIDVYLRPLIDELKELWETGVSTYDAYSVKQCYMGHRRYLHAQHSWRKSRKFDGKPEHGSKPEELSGDEVLRQLDLLPKSLVFGKTPNQKKRARGPEELNWTKRNGYASNLSRCVSVQDCKVMGMKSHDYHIFLQRLLPASICGSLRSEVYTALSELSSFFKELCSKTLKRSTVKKLQSDIILIICKLEMIYPPSFFVVMMHLVIHLPREVELGGPVHYRWMYFIERFLRTLENYDSHRGITKGKCYRCAKKTPGRICQLVQGVSTDHIYALGLGPDIRIARYSGIIVNGVRFHTVERDNFRRTQNNGVSVTGEHKSKEIEFYGVLTDIIDLQYVNGNHVFLFKCDWWDVGDKNGIKTDGNLVSVNVSRKWYTGDSFVLSSQVQQVFYVSDMKNGGHWKIVQKSFHRNIFDVPEKEKVCN